The following coding sequences lie in one Bacteroidota bacterium genomic window:
- a CDS encoding (p)ppGpp synthetase: MKDKILNDFKTKKDTLDAFKNRVINLIVDLLKEKKLNYHQITGRTKDFESLSKKIDRKNGKYNDLHEITDLVGIRIITYLESDVDLIAEILEKEFNVDLKNSSDKRILKADQFGYKSLHYVVSLSDKRAALSEYISYKEIKCEIQIRSILQHAWAEIEHDLGYKGESSIPIDYIRSFNRLAALLETADIEFDRLKREISEYEKEMPKLIKEQPEQVSIDQTSLFSFTETNSVFAEAKEIIAKNMNAQFFPENNYNSIIPRFQLFNINTIKELDDSVLNNKIEYLKFVKDFTKSLSSDLLPSSVPLFYYQHYLISKTENPEKMQEYFDFGETKINGNLRTAQEWIQLYQRIKNLS; this comes from the coding sequence ATGAAAGACAAAATTCTAAATGACTTTAAGACAAAAAAGGACACTCTTGATGCTTTCAAGAATCGTGTTATTAATCTTATTGTTGACCTATTGAAAGAAAAAAAATTAAATTACCACCAAATAACGGGTAGGACGAAAGACTTTGAAAGTCTTTCAAAAAAAATTGACAGGAAAAATGGTAAGTATAACGACCTTCACGAAATCACAGACCTTGTTGGAATTAGAATTATAACATATTTAGAAAGTGACGTAGATTTAATAGCAGAGATACTTGAAAAAGAATTTAATGTTGACCTTAAAAATTCATCCGACAAAAGAATTCTTAAAGCGGATCAATTTGGGTATAAATCTTTACATTATGTTGTCTCACTTAGTGACAAAAGAGCGGCTTTGTCTGAATACATATCTTACAAAGAAATTAAATGTGAAATACAGATTAGGTCTATTTTACAGCACGCATGGGCTGAAATAGAACATGATCTGGGCTACAAAGGCGAGTCATCAATACCGATAGATTATATAAGAAGTTTCAACAGACTTGCTGCTCTTCTAGAAACTGCAGATATAGAATTTGATCGATTAAAAAGAGAGATTTCGGAATATGAAAAAGAAATGCCAAAATTGATTAAGGAGCAACCTGAGCAAGTAAGCATTGATCAAACTTCACTATTTTCTTTTACCGAGACAAATAGTGTTTTTGCTGAAGCAAAAGAAATCATTGCGAAAAACATGAACGCTCAATTTTTCCCAGAAAACAATTATAATAGCATCATACCAAGATTTCAACTATTCAATATTAATACAATTAAAGAGCTTGATGACTCCGTTCTAAATAACAAAATAGAGTATTTGAAATTTGTAAAGGATTTCACAAAAAGTTTATCATCTGATTTATTACCTTCAAGTGTCCCCTTATTTTATTATCAACACTATTTAATCTCGAAAACAGAAAACCCTGAAAAAATGCAGGAATATTTCGATTTTGGTGAAACTAAAATAAACGGCAACTTAAGGACTGCTCAAGAATGGATTCAGCTTTATCAGAGAATTAAAAACCTCAGCTAA
- a CDS encoding class A beta-lactamase-related serine hydrolase, translating into MHFCTCSVDKNTTLYKTILTNDSLLFNIGFNTCQISQFENLLSPSFEFVHDKDGILNKQQFITALKNGLCNSPTTYQSRRELIKESTEIFPLYKNNLLYGAIQTGNHRFYETSSGKKETYASTAKFTHVWSFENQTWKLTKGLSFDHQDTDKANYQSTFFDNDKEIEKWMKENHIPTLGIGIIKDGNLNQVKVFGELQQGIAAPYNTLFNVASLTKPITAIVTLKLVSAGKWDLDAPIYQFWVDPDVAKDPNLKLLTTRHILSHQTGFTNWRGNNVDGKLHFEFTPGTKYQYSGEGFEYLRKALENKFKKTLNQLANELIFEPLKMVDTKYIWDEKTDSTRYAKGYNTEGIPYATVKNTTANAADNLLTTVEDYGLFLTSVLTGEGLTKNVFDEMVKPQVATKKDKSFGLGFEIYDFGNGDYALSHGGSDLGCHTIVFIFPKTKQGILIFTNVDEGYKVYEKLLMHYLGNYGKRIIEIETKQ; encoded by the coding sequence ATTCATTTCTGCACCTGCTCAGTTGACAAAAATACAACCCTCTACAAAACCATTCTAACCAACGATAGTTTACTTTTTAATATAGGATTCAACACCTGTCAAATTTCACAGTTCGAAAATTTATTAAGTCCAAGCTTTGAATTTGTACACGATAAAGATGGAATCTTAAACAAACAACAATTTATAACCGCATTAAAAAACGGTTTATGCAATTCACCAACAACCTATCAATCCAGAAGAGAGTTGATAAAAGAAAGCACAGAAATTTTTCCACTCTATAAAAACAATTTACTGTATGGAGCCATTCAAACCGGAAACCATCGGTTTTATGAAACCAGTTCCGGGAAAAAAGAAACCTATGCCAGCACCGCAAAATTCACGCATGTATGGAGTTTCGAAAATCAAACTTGGAAATTAACAAAAGGATTAAGCTTTGATCATCAAGATACCGATAAAGCCAATTATCAATCTACCTTCTTCGATAACGACAAAGAAATTGAAAAATGGATGAAAGAAAACCACATTCCTACCTTGGGAATTGGAATTATTAAGGATGGTAACTTAAATCAAGTAAAGGTTTTTGGCGAACTGCAACAAGGCATTGCAGCACCGTACAATACACTCTTTAATGTAGCATCGCTTACCAAACCCATCACCGCCATAGTAACATTAAAATTGGTAAGTGCAGGCAAGTGGGACTTGGATGCACCCATCTATCAATTTTGGGTGGACCCCGATGTTGCAAAAGATCCAAATTTAAAACTACTCACCACACGTCACATTTTATCCCATCAAACAGGATTTACCAATTGGCGTGGCAACAACGTTGATGGAAAATTACATTTCGAATTTACACCCGGCACAAAATATCAATACTCAGGCGAAGGGTTCGAATATTTACGAAAAGCATTAGAAAACAAATTCAAAAAAACACTCAATCAATTAGCCAACGAATTAATTTTTGAGCCACTAAAAATGGTGGATACAAAATACATTTGGGACGAAAAAACCGACAGCACCCGATATGCTAAGGGCTACAACACCGAAGGAATACCTTATGCAACCGTAAAGAACACCACCGCCAATGCAGCCGATAATCTGCTCACAACCGTGGAGGATTATGGTTTGTTTTTAACCAGCGTGCTAACCGGTGAAGGATTGACAAAAAATGTTTTTGACGAAATGGTTAAGCCACAAGTGGCAACAAAAAAAGATAAATCCTTCGGATTGGGTTTTGAAATTTACGATTTTGGAAACGGAGATTATGCTTTGTCGCATGGTGGTTCCGACCTGGGATGCCATACCATTGTATTTATTTTTCCGAAAACAAAACAAGGCATACTTATTTTTACCAATGTAGACGAAGGATATAAAGTATACGAAAAACTATTGATGCATTACTTGGGCAATTATGGGAAACGAATTATAGAAATTGAAACAAAACAATAA
- a CDS encoding DUF2200 domain-containing protein, with amino-acid sequence MNTTDTHNQRMASMTFASVYPLYLTKVERKGRTKEELHQVITWLTGFDNKKIQELINKKVTFQEFFKRAKLHPNASLITGLICGYRIEEIENPLTQQVRYLDKLVDELAKGRKMEKILRG; translated from the coding sequence ATGAACACCACCGACACACATAACCAACGCATGGCCAGCATGACCTTTGCATCCGTTTATCCTTTGTATCTAACGAAAGTTGAAAGAAAAGGACGCACCAAGGAAGAGCTACACCAAGTCATTACCTGGCTTACCGGTTTCGACAACAAAAAAATTCAGGAACTCATCAACAAAAAAGTAACCTTTCAGGAATTTTTTAAACGTGCGAAACTCCACCCCAATGCCTCCCTCATTACCGGATTAATTTGTGGCTACCGTATCGAAGAAATTGAAAACCCCTTAACACAACAAGTACGTTATTTGGATAAGTTGGTAGACGAACTTGCCAAAGGGAGAAAGATGGAAAAAATTTTACGCGGGTAG
- a CDS encoding response regulator, with protein MMKTILIIEDNADILENLSEYFQSFQYRVLPASNGKCGVELAQKNLPDLIICDICMSDMDGYEVLQHIQANASTNKIPFIFSTAKSEQIDRQRALALGADDYLIKPYDMELLLQTTQTWICKTSNRCCG; from the coding sequence ATGATGAAAACAATACTCATTATCGAAGACAATGCAGATATTCTGGAAAACCTTTCCGAATATTTTCAATCGTTTCAGTACCGTGTACTTCCTGCCTCCAACGGCAAATGCGGAGTGGAATTGGCGCAGAAAAATTTACCCGATTTAATTATTTGTGACATTTGTATGTCGGATATGGATGGTTATGAAGTTTTGCAACACATTCAAGCCAATGCATCCACCAATAAAATTCCATTCATTTTCAGCACTGCCAAATCCGAACAAATCGACCGACAAAGAGCACTCGCATTGGGTGCAGATGATTATCTTATTAAACCTTACGACATGGAACTACTCCTGCAAACTACCCAAACATGGATTTGCAAAACCAGCAACCGTTGTTGCGGCTAA
- a CDS encoding LytTR family transcriptional regulator DNA-binding domain-containing protein: MQKRISSLLILTIFSFCFTIVYAQDLNFYHYSVSEGLPSSQVHDIVQGNDGNLWFSTDHGLSRFDGYSFKNFTTDDGLTDNVVFKLYKQPNGDIYASTFNKTVFSITGKNTPVFKAYPYNQLLTAIPDYFVVNGMHVAADKSLFVSIINGTGYLHIDANGKVIANNITIPDLAPANIVLLTKKYSSDFFYIQSKTSTAITGKWDKQVTYSQKEQDCGSNYTQACYFQKQNIAVFSTRNKLILLSPSADSIEVPVLYEPISMGILNEDQFWVGFRYGGINVYTIKGEQQQSFLVGKSVTKMFVDHEGGYWFGTLSDGVFHSKSSVIKNFNPAVSADNWIREMTKDENGTIWIAYYNGNISHLSNNQLSLVYESSIKKPALVSYDKHTKRTYYFSDHKLFTTNNKNPVYDLQGNHINMYTHFNDSVLFSTYRGVMVYYNGQRTPIETQSRINDLCFYKGKFMFVSNTGLYTYANKQLKKYTCKNDSLLQRLMDIECWTDKLVMATKGSGVLILQDDVVYKIDEKQGLRGKIVNKVHIENDSVVWACTNSGLNRIVFKNKKVKKVDVISNHNGLISNEITDIEIVNDTVWVGTREGLCYFPKSMLDKTITTTTNYFLKIDQFKVNDQEREKTSELNYNENRVEFGFKAISFFEFSPMQYRFKLQGLETEWNYTTALSIRYTSLPPGNYTFMVQAKGKNASWAQGQQQFSFTILPPFWQTLWFRLSVIILIVLLIYLFFRFRILTYNRDITRELMRQVLKRLTKKTNYVVFREQGKDIRIATNTICFVKSDGNYIEIHTDTGRHVIRYKIGEFLDLVPDPLEYLRINRSYIIRIDKVQSKSKKDVTVCGEKLAVGETYLEQLSKIKF; this comes from the coding sequence ATGCAAAAAAGAATAAGTTCACTGCTTATACTTACCATTTTTTCGTTTTGCTTTACAATAGTTTATGCTCAGGATCTGAACTTTTATCACTACTCCGTAAGCGAAGGTCTGCCTAGTTCGCAGGTGCATGATATTGTACAGGGTAATGATGGTAATTTATGGTTTTCCACCGATCACGGCTTATCGCGCTTTGACGGCTATTCCTTTAAAAACTTTACCACCGATGATGGCCTCACCGACAATGTTGTTTTTAAACTCTACAAACAACCCAACGGTGATATTTATGCCAGTACCTTTAATAAAACCGTGTTTTCGATCACCGGAAAAAACACTCCCGTTTTTAAAGCCTATCCCTACAACCAGCTGTTAACTGCCATCCCCGACTATTTTGTGGTGAACGGTATGCATGTGGCAGCCGACAAATCACTTTTTGTTAGCATCATCAACGGTACAGGCTATTTGCACATTGATGCAAACGGAAAAGTAATTGCAAATAACATCACCATTCCTGATCTAGCGCCTGCGAATATTGTTTTATTGACTAAAAAGTATAGTTCCGATTTTTTTTACATTCAATCGAAAACATCAACCGCCATTACCGGAAAGTGGGACAAACAAGTTACCTATTCACAAAAAGAACAAGATTGTGGAAGTAATTATACCCAAGCTTGTTATTTTCAAAAACAAAACATCGCTGTTTTTTCTACCCGCAATAAACTCATTCTTTTATCTCCTTCAGCAGATTCAATAGAAGTTCCTGTTTTGTACGAACCTATCTCCATGGGCATTTTAAACGAGGATCAATTTTGGGTGGGATTTCGCTACGGAGGCATCAACGTGTATACTATAAAAGGGGAACAACAACAATCGTTTTTGGTTGGCAAGTCGGTAACCAAAATGTTTGTGGATCACGAAGGTGGTTATTGGTTTGGAACTTTAAGTGATGGTGTGTTTCATTCCAAAAGTTCGGTCATCAAAAACTTTAATCCGGCTGTTTCTGCCGACAACTGGATTCGGGAAATGACAAAGGATGAAAACGGAACCATTTGGATTGCCTATTACAATGGAAATATTTCACACCTCTCCAACAATCAACTTTCGTTGGTTTATGAATCTTCGATAAAAAAGCCGGCATTGGTGAGTTACGATAAACATACAAAACGGACGTATTATTTTTCTGATCATAAATTGTTTACTACCAACAACAAAAATCCGGTTTACGATTTACAAGGAAATCATATTAATATGTATACGCATTTCAACGATTCGGTTTTGTTTTCGACCTACCGTGGTGTAATGGTGTATTATAACGGACAACGAACTCCGATTGAAACGCAATCCCGAATAAATGACTTATGTTTTTATAAAGGCAAGTTCATGTTTGTGAGCAACACCGGTTTGTATACGTATGCCAACAAGCAACTAAAAAAGTATACCTGCAAAAACGATTCGCTCTTACAACGATTGATGGATATCGAATGTTGGACGGATAAGTTAGTGATGGCTACCAAGGGTTCGGGTGTATTGATATTGCAAGATGATGTGGTGTATAAAATTGACGAGAAGCAAGGACTCCGTGGTAAAATCGTGAACAAAGTGCACATCGAAAACGATTCGGTGGTATGGGCATGCACCAACAGTGGCTTGAACCGCATTGTATTTAAAAACAAAAAAGTAAAAAAGGTGGATGTGATTTCCAACCACAACGGATTAATCAGCAATGAAATTACGGATATTGAAATTGTAAACGATACAGTTTGGGTGGGTACACGCGAAGGCTTGTGTTATTTTCCAAAATCGATGTTGGATAAAACCATCACTACTACCACCAATTATTTTTTAAAAATAGATCAGTTTAAAGTAAATGATCAGGAGCGGGAAAAAACTTCTGAATTAAATTACAACGAAAATAGAGTTGAGTTTGGTTTTAAAGCCATTTCGTTTTTTGAATTCTCGCCCATGCAATACCGATTTAAATTACAAGGTTTGGAAACGGAATGGAATTATACCACCGCACTCAGTATTCGCTACACCTCATTGCCACCTGGCAACTATACCTTTATGGTACAAGCCAAAGGGAAGAATGCAAGTTGGGCGCAAGGGCAACAACAGTTTTCGTTTACCATTTTACCTCCTTTTTGGCAAACGTTGTGGTTTCGGTTGAGCGTTATTATTCTTATAGTATTACTTATTTATTTGTTTTTCCGATTCCGCATCCTGACTTATAACCGAGATATTACCCGTGAGTTAATGCGTCAGGTATTAAAACGGTTGACCAAGAAAACCAACTATGTGGTTTTCAGGGAACAAGGAAAGGACATTCGTATTGCAACAAATACGATTTGTTTTGTAAAATCCGATGGTAACTATATTGAAATCCATACAGATACAGGTCGACATGTGATCCGATACAAGATTGGGGAGTTTTTGGATTTGGTTCCCGATCCGCTGGAATACCTTCGAATAAATCGTTCCTATATTATACGTATTGATAAGGTACAGTCGAAAAGCAAAAAAGATGTGACCGTTTGTGGCGAAAAATTGGCTGTAGGCGAAACGTATTTGGAGCAACTTTCAAAAATCAAATTTTAA
- a CDS encoding tail fiber domain-containing protein — protein MKKRIITSLFLMGAIGMNAQQGATGPAISATASTAQQADHAWYRGGNNPGGPAGTKNIFGTKWNSPIFTQTAGASRMRLNGNTTYSVNGYTQPRNGYLLLGEDGTATFGNLYGGADRGAFSLLHLNGPGGFVQELGYRNWMQTGITFTSNNDLMYVGHRKVGAGPDLTEAVIQWSDNGLPGALGPDVMSFRFTGGNGTASGGVADLGGQDNDGREIVRVMGSGNVGIGPRFVSAGTLSISPTSRLHQHNEDGTSSWYQITNQYLAGGAFTNPGPTTVTAADGLRLGIFGNANPNANGIAMLYNQELRPLLFSTNANTTTATATLTQERVRIMSYSTPTALLSSGYGVNNPSPGTNPDATRVSISHNPGAPLTRPLSLLHLGYNNDALGSQFGHRPWMDVGTFTSQNSNNMYVGLKAGAAGPEAAINFGGNTIQVMRFTHTKPTSPSTTTASLVSGLEIAEMWSNGNEGRTGFGDIAPLNTVHIKDFGTPTTTPGGGSGLRFEHLNTTTPTIPNPGLGLLAVDANGDVIYVDGALTPGSGLGNACASGTPSPLASSWEIPMNNFNFRFADAAGTVNDGVNFVGIGTSCTPAAKLEVIRGVTTNSLSTVIANRVENADIATNTPYIGFGYATYGIAKGTNRENAGVYGTSENAMTNAGVRGNVSQTYAGASAAMFNTGVSGVANNGRTNVGVSGSVSSTNPMTVSTTAGGFTASGSKLNYGVQTNASSNLAGAVDNMGTSSTANTATGGTSTNNMATKSTAKTETGAATFNNIGTFSTAQADAGSTTVNNVGVVGIATLGAGATATNSIGIYGDGAVAGYFTGVVLTSQLPISFSDQKIKTNVNTIESGLTLLNKLNPVTYDYKIGEYPELNLSDRLQYGFIAQEVEQVIPELVTKSTKPEFKDAEGNVISKGGEYKGISYSGLIPVLTKSIQEQQVIIEKLIKEVAELKEIAKVNPANTSTTAIASVELSDVKSIVLDQNTPNPFAEQTSITYNLTDGVQKAQMLFYNVDGKLINSVELDTKQGRGQLNVFASDLSNGMYTYTLVVDGIIIDSKRMVKSN, from the coding sequence ATGAAAAAACGAATAATAACATCATTGTTTCTGATGGGAGCCATCGGAATGAATGCACAACAAGGGGCAACAGGTCCAGCTATCTCAGCAACAGCCTCAACAGCTCAACAAGCAGATCACGCTTGGTACAGAGGAGGAAATAACCCTGGTGGTCCAGCTGGCACTAAAAATATTTTTGGGACAAAATGGAACTCCCCTATTTTTACTCAAACTGCAGGTGCTAGCCGTATGCGTTTAAATGGAAATACTACTTATTCTGTTAATGGTTATACACAGCCACGGAATGGTTATTTATTGTTGGGAGAAGATGGAACTGCAACTTTTGGAAATTTATATGGCGGTGCCGACCGCGGTGCATTTAGTTTATTGCATTTGAATGGTCCAGGAGGATTTGTTCAGGAGCTTGGTTATAGAAACTGGATGCAAACTGGAATAACGTTTACTAGCAATAACGATTTGATGTATGTTGGTCATCGTAAAGTAGGTGCTGGGCCAGATTTAACAGAAGCTGTAATCCAATGGAGTGATAATGGTCTGCCCGGAGCTCTTGGTCCCGATGTAATGAGTTTCAGATTTACTGGAGGTAATGGAACAGCATCTGGTGGAGTTGCAGATTTAGGTGGGCAGGATAATGACGGAAGAGAAATTGTTCGCGTTATGGGTAGCGGAAATGTTGGTATTGGTCCACGTTTCGTCAGCGCTGGAACATTATCTATTTCTCCAACAAGTCGTTTACACCAGCACAACGAAGATGGGACAAGTAGTTGGTATCAAATCACCAATCAATATTTAGCAGGAGGAGCGTTTACCAATCCGGGTCCAACAACAGTAACAGCTGCAGATGGTTTGCGTTTAGGAATTTTTGGAAATGCAAATCCAAATGCAAATGGTATTGCTATGTTGTACAATCAGGAATTGCGTCCATTGTTGTTTTCAACCAATGCCAATACAACTACAGCTACGGCTACATTAACTCAAGAGCGTGTACGTATTATGAGTTATAGCACACCAACAGCATTACTTAGTTCTGGTTATGGTGTAAACAATCCTTCACCAGGAACAAACCCTGATGCAACACGTGTAAGTATTTCGCACAATCCGGGCGCACCATTAACACGCCCATTATCCTTATTACATCTTGGTTATAACAACGATGCACTTGGAAGCCAATTCGGACACCGCCCTTGGATGGATGTTGGAACCTTTACTTCGCAAAATTCAAACAACATGTATGTTGGATTAAAAGCAGGAGCAGCAGGACCAGAAGCAGCAATTAATTTCGGAGGGAATACAATACAGGTAATGCGTTTTACGCATACAAAACCAACAAGCCCATCTACTACAACAGCTTCATTAGTCAGCGGATTAGAAATTGCTGAAATGTGGAGCAATGGAAATGAAGGAAGAACAGGATTTGGTGATATTGCACCACTGAATACGGTTCATATCAAAGATTTTGGAACGCCTACAACAACACCAGGTGGTGGAAGTGGTTTACGTTTTGAGCATTTAAATACTACTACACCAACTATTCCAAATCCTGGTTTAGGTCTTTTAGCGGTAGACGCAAACGGTGATGTTATTTATGTTGATGGTGCTTTAACTCCAGGCTCAGGATTGGGTAATGCTTGTGCATCAGGCACACCTTCGCCATTGGCTTCTAGTTGGGAAATTCCAATGAACAATTTTAATTTCCGTTTTGCTGATGCAGCAGGAACAGTGAATGATGGAGTAAACTTTGTGGGGATTGGTACATCATGTACACCAGCAGCTAAATTGGAAGTGATTCGTGGAGTTACTACTAATTCACTATCAACAGTAATTGCTAACCGAGTTGAAAATGCAGATATAGCAACTAATACTCCTTACATTGGATTCGGATATGCAACTTACGGTATTGCAAAAGGTACCAATCGTGAAAATGCAGGTGTGTATGGTACTTCAGAAAATGCAATGACCAATGCCGGGGTAAGAGGAAATGTATCACAAACGTATGCCGGTGCATCCGCAGCGATGTTCAATACAGGAGTTAGTGGAGTAGCAAATAATGGAAGAACGAATGTGGGAGTTTCAGGAAGTGTGAGCTCAACAAATCCAATGACAGTATCAACTACTGCCGGTGGATTTACAGCTAGCGGTTCTAAATTAAATTATGGAGTACAAACCAATGCTTCAAGTAATTTAGCGGGAGCTGTAGATAACATGGGTACAAGTTCAACAGCAAATACCGCAACAGGTGGCACAAGCACTAATAACATGGCCACAAAATCAACTGCGAAAACCGAAACAGGTGCAGCAACCTTCAATAACATTGGCACCTTTTCAACTGCTCAGGCCGATGCTGGAAGTACGACAGTAAATAACGTTGGAGTTGTGGGGATTGCTACTCTTGGAGCAGGAGCAACTGCAACAAACAGTATTGGTATTTATGGTGATGGAGCAGTTGCTGGCTATTTTACAGGAGTAGTTTTAACTTCTCAGCTACCAATTTCTTTTTCGGATCAAAAAATTAAGACAAATGTAAATACTATTGAAAGCGGACTGACCTTATTGAACAAATTAAATCCGGTGACGTATGATTACAAAATTGGTGAATATCCTGAATTAAATTTGAGCGACCGTTTACAATATGGTTTTATTGCTCAGGAGGTGGAGCAAGTAATTCCAGAATTGGTTACCAAATCAACTAAGCCTGAATTTAAAGATGCAGAAGGAAATGTAATTAGCAAAGGTGGCGAATACAAAGGAATTAGTTATAGTGGTTTAATTCCTGTATTAACAAAATCAATTCAAGAGCAACAAGTAATTATTGAAAAATTAATAAAAGAGGTTGCTGAGTTGAAAGAAATAGCCAAAGTAAATCCGGCAAACACTTCTACTACAGCAATTGCATCAGTAGAATTAAGTGATGTTAAATCAATTGTGTTGGATCAAAATACTCCAAATCCATTTGCTGAACAAACATCTATTACTTATAATTTAACAGATGGTGTTCAAAAAGCACAAATGTTGTTCTACAATGTGGATGGAAAATTAATCAACAGCGTAGAACTTGACACAAAACAAGGAAGAGGACAGTTAAATGTTTTCGCAAGTGATTTAAGCAACGGTATGTATACGTATACTTTAGTAGTTGATGGTATAATCATTGACTCAAAACGTATGGTGAAAAGCAACTAA
- a CDS encoding DinB family protein, producing the protein MKLIPMLVKEMEHEAATTRKMLTIVPDDKYDWKPHPKSMNMKSLAIHIAELTTWVSMVIHTSELNFGATPYKQEDLKNTKELLAYFEKCLADAKATLEKADEEKLNEIWTLRSGDDILMQATKAETIRHTYCQIVHHRAQLGVYLRLLNIPIPGSYGPSADEMGM; encoded by the coding sequence ATGAAATTAATTCCCATGTTAGTAAAAGAGATGGAGCACGAAGCAGCCACCACACGTAAAATGTTAACCATTGTTCCGGACGATAAATACGATTGGAAACCACATCCAAAAAGTATGAACATGAAAAGTTTAGCAATACATATTGCCGAGCTAACCACTTGGGTATCGATGGTGATTCATACCAGTGAATTAAATTTTGGTGCCACGCCTTACAAGCAGGAGGACTTAAAAAACACAAAGGAGCTACTTGCGTATTTTGAAAAATGTTTGGCGGATGCAAAAGCAACGCTTGAAAAAGCGGATGAAGAAAAGCTAAACGAAATTTGGACATTGCGCAGCGGAGACGATATTTTGATGCAAGCTACGAAGGCCGAAACCATTCGTCATACCTATTGCCAAATTGTACACCACCGTGCACAGTTGGGTGTGTATTTACGTTTATTAAACATTCCGATTCCGGGAAGTTATGGTCCAAGTGCAGATGAAATGGGTATGTAG
- a CDS encoding sigma-70 family RNA polymerase sigma factor, which yields MSNLQNTLTPENWTAAYADELYGYAMHKTGKQELSEDLVQETFLSALNAMSRFKGESSERTWLFAILKFKIADHYRKASTKYEVSSSTFGDATDAFSTAYFNEDGDWIESAAPKEWTAEHLKAIENKELANALNACIDKLPDSQKRLILLKLVEEEETEVVCKELKITPTNYWVIIHRAKLQLRACLEKNWLKA from the coding sequence TTGTCGAACTTACAAAATACATTAACCCCGGAAAATTGGACAGCAGCCTACGCGGATGAGCTGTATGGCTATGCTATGCACAAAACAGGGAAACAGGAATTGTCGGAGGATTTGGTGCAGGAAACTTTTTTATCTGCATTGAATGCAATGAGTCGATTTAAAGGAGAAAGCAGTGAACGCACTTGGTTATTTGCCATCTTGAAATTTAAAATTGCAGATCATTATCGGAAAGCATCCACAAAGTATGAAGTCAGTTCCTCCACTTTTGGTGATGCTACGGATGCTTTTTCAACGGCTTATTTTAATGAAGATGGTGATTGGATTGAAAGCGCAGCTCCTAAGGAATGGACTGCCGAGCATTTAAAAGCCATTGAAAACAAAGAATTGGCAAATGCATTAAATGCCTGTATTGATAAATTGCCGGATAGTCAAAAGCGATTAATCCTGTTAAAATTGGTGGAGGAAGAAGAAACGGAAGTTGTTTGTAAGGAATTAAAGATCACTCCTACTAACTATTGGGTAATCATCCACCGGGCGAAGTTGCAATTAAGGGCATGCCTTGAAAAAAATTGGTTGAAAGCATAA
- a CDS encoding DUF4833 domain-containing protein, giving the protein MKFKNSVLLLLLFVGATSFTPISSDGRTMYPKPQGIENMLFYIQRTINSNTIVYALNQNNDGSLNETEPIKVYWIKYEQGGKIDPLTYIQKNYAYGIKSTLLDKEKKSYLIEFVSYHKRQFYLLKSKADNKYHVWGYFNNKLTILNNILVKIEGGTFWVPNIKYVEVKTMDPTVSEEITEIIKP; this is encoded by the coding sequence ATGAAATTTAAAAATAGTGTTCTCTTACTTTTGTTGTTTGTAGGTGCTACTTCGTTTACTCCCATCTCATCCGATGGGAGAACGATGTACCCTAAGCCTCAAGGTATTGAAAATATGCTGTTTTATATCCAACGAACAATTAATTCGAATACAATTGTTTATGCACTTAATCAAAATAATGATGGGAGCTTAAATGAAACGGAACCTATTAAAGTGTATTGGATAAAATATGAACAAGGCGGAAAGATTGATCCTTTAACCTATATCCAAAAGAATTATGCCTATGGCATAAAGTCGACACTCCTTGATAAAGAAAAAAAGTCGTACCTCATTGAATTTGTATCTTACCATAAAAGACAATTTTATTTGTTAAAATCGAAGGCGGATAACAAATATCATGTTTGGGGATATTTTAACAACAAACTGACCATATTAAACAATATCTTAGTGAAAATTGAAGGCGGTACATTTTGGGTTCCGAATATTAAATATGTTGAGGTAAAAACAATGGATCCAACAGTATCGGAAGAAATTACCGAAATCATTAAACCTTAA